The sequence ATAAAGTAAGAGAATCCAAAGGACTAGAACCCGTAAGGATCGGGATAGGAATTCATACAGGAGAAGTATTCTCCGGAAATATAGAAACAAGTAAAAGTTCAGAATTCACAGTGATAGGGGACGCAGTGAATACCGCTTCCAGAATAGAATCTCTCACTAAAAACTTCGGAAAAGAACTTTTAGTTTCTGAAGAAACCTGGAAACTTGCGGGAGCAAATTTTATAGGAGAAACTCTTCCTCCTATCCAGGTTAAAGGAAGAGAAAAGTTAGTAACTGTGGTTGCAGTCGGAGCTTGATGAATCAGAAATTAAGGATCTAAGATTATAGAAGTTTAAACCTTCTATTTCTGATAACGGCATGTCGGATTCATTCTGTATTAACCGATTACATTATTAACTAATCTTAGGTCCGATTTGAAAAATATCCACAACTCGGTGCATTCGAATCGTTTGACCGCTTAACATAAGGCTCATCTTCTGGAGATCCTCGAGCAAGGAACCGATCCGAACAGCACCGTCTTCAATTTCACAGAAAAAATCCCTCATTTTATTCAATTCGGAATAACGTTTTTCCATATCTCCAGCTACGGATTCGCTCATATATGCCACGCCTTGGATGGAAGTTTCCAAATCTTCCGATCTGGAAGAATAATCCCGAACTGAATCGAAAGCACCCTTCATTGTTTTTGAAAGTTCCGGGATCTGCGTTAAAATCGCCTTAAAGGAATCGACTGTCTCAGCTAAAGACTGCAAGGATCCGTTAACGGTTTCCCAAATTTCCTTTAGATATTTAGTCGCTTGTTTCGCGTTAGATGCCGTTTTTTCGGAAAGTACTGAAATCTGTTCTGCGACCACTGCAAATCCCTTATCCCCTCCTCTTGCAGATTCGATGGATGCATTGATAGATAACATCCCGAGTTGTTCTGCTATTTTTTGCAGAATTCCCACAAGCTCTTCTACCTTCTTCGCGGAACCGTTCAGTCCTTGCATACTTTTTACAGTTTTTTCCAGAGTTCTTTCGCCGGTGAACGCAATGGATTGTATAGAATCGCTGATCTGTCCGGAAGTCAAAATGTCGGTCTGTAATTCCCTCATTCCTTGGGACATTTCTTCGGACATTCTTCTCATTTCAGAAGACCTTCTCCTCTCCTCTCTCACCAAATCCAAAACTGCCTTTAATGAGGATTCAAGTAAGTCGGAAGTTTCTCGGACCAATACTGTTCTTTTCTTCTGTTTTTCGATCTCTTTCGTGATAGCTAAAGTCGAATTTTCTAATAGTCCGGATTCATTTTCGATCTTATCGGAGTTTTCTTTTACAACTCCTATGATTTGCGTTAAACTCAAAAGTAAACGATTGAATAATTCTGCAACCGCTCCCGATTCAACACCGGGATCCACTTCTATTCTCTTTCTCAGGTCCTTGGAATCTGCGACGTATTTCATTGCATTCATCAAATCCAACCAAACGGTTTTAGCACCGTGTTCCGATTCGTTTAATCCTCTGTCTTCTTCTTCCGAAGTCACCCGAATGGATATAGTAAACTTCATTAAGAAAAATAAAATTAATCCCATACTAAAAGACCAGACCGCACAAACTGCCACTCCCACAAGTTGAGCCTGCCATTGATTCCAGCTACGTAACACTTCTTCTTGGGCAAATATACTTACCGCAAGTGTTCCCCAAATCCCGCCGACCCCATGGACAGGAAATGCGCTCACT is a genomic window of Leptospira neocaledonica containing:
- the amt gene encoding ammonium transporter, whose amino-acid sequence is MDHVLPAAKELAKNVDTLWVIIASALVFFMQAGFLLLESGLVRSKNSINVAIKNLLDYVVGTICFFLIGYGLMYGTSLEGWVGKDLFLLEGLNTGKEFAFFLFQVTFMGTAATIVSGAVAERIRFQAYLVCSIFVSLLIYPVFGHWAWGGGWLSKSGFHDFAGSSVVHSVGAWVSLAGVIVLGPRKDRFDSEGKPRELYGHNLPFSVLGTFILWFGWFGFNGGSTLSLTDAVPKIIVNTSLAACAGCSSAIIFDYITKGVPHVGGAINGVLAGLVAITAGCDVVSPGSSLLIGLIAGVLAEIAVWIMENLLKLDDVVSAFPVHGVGGIWGTLAVSIFAQEEVLRSWNQWQAQLVGVAVCAVWSFSMGLILFFLMKFTISIRVTSEEEDRGLNESEHGAKTVWLDLMNAMKYVADSKDLRKRIEVDPGVESGAVAELFNRLLLSLTQIIGVVKENSDKIENESGLLENSTLAITKEIEKQKKRTVLVRETSDLLESSLKAVLDLVREERRRSSEMRRMSEEMSQGMRELQTDILTSGQISDSIQSIAFTGERTLEKTVKSMQGLNGSAKKVEELVGILQKIAEQLGMLSINASIESARGGDKGFAVVAEQISVLSEKTASNAKQATKYLKEIWETVNGSLQSLAETVDSFKAILTQIPELSKTMKGAFDSVRDYSSRSEDLETSIQGVAYMSESVAGDMEKRYSELNKMRDFFCEIEDGAVRIGSLLEDLQKMSLMLSGQTIRMHRVVDIFQIGPKIS